A genome region from Euphorbia lathyris chromosome 4, ddEupLath1.1, whole genome shotgun sequence includes the following:
- the LOC136227838 gene encoding uncharacterized protein yields MSKHNPAFIISLLVILATIAGNHAVDYTVTNTAASTAGGARFASQIGVEYSKTIMSAASEFIWRMFQQPNVGDRKNIQQVKLFIDDMDGVAYATNNEIHFSAKYIGSYSGDLKKEFSGVIYHEMTHIWQWNGNGQAPGGLIEGIADYIRLKANYIPSHWVKPGQGDRWDQGYDVTARFLEYCNEIRNGFVAELNKKMRSGYSDRYFVDLLNKSVDQVWRDYKAKYAQ; encoded by the exons ATGTCTAAACACAATCCAGCTTTCATCATCTCTCTGCTAGTAATCCTAGCAACCATTGCAGGTAACCATGCCGTGGACTACACGGTCACCAACACCGCGGCTTCCACTGCGGGTGGGGCCCGCTTCGCGTCGCAGATCGGGGTGGAATACAGTAAGACAATAATGTCAGCTGCCTCAGAGTTCATATGGAGGATGTTCCAGCAACCCAATGTAGGAGACAGGAAAAATATCCAACAG GTCAAACTATTCATCGACGACATGGACGGTGTAGCCTACGCAACGAACAATGAAATCCATTTCAGTGCAAAGTACATCGGAAGTTATTCCGGTGACCTGAAGAAAGAATTTTCCGGTGTAATTTACCACGAAATGACACATATTTGGCAATGGAATGGAAATGGGCAAGCTCCAGGAGGATTAATAGAAGGaatagctgattacattagatTAAAAGCTAATTATATACCAAGTCATTGGGTTAAACCAGGTCAAGGAGACAGGTGGGATCAAGGGTATGATGTTACAGCAAGGTTTTTGGAGTATTGTAATGAGATTAGAAATGGGTTTGTGGCTGAGCTTAATAAGAAGATGAGAAGTGGCTATAGTGATCGGTATTTTGTCGATCTTTTAAACAAGTCTGTCGATCAGGTTTGGAGGGATTATAAAGCTAAATATGCACAATAA